A portion of the Malania oleifera isolate guangnan ecotype guangnan chromosome 3, ASM2987363v1, whole genome shotgun sequence genome contains these proteins:
- the LOC131152065 gene encoding sugar transporter ERD6-like 16, whose product MTIMLQNKDIEYGENDKGFGSLNEPFIPAGKALPEEEQGETGNSGSIGMVVLCTFVAVCGSFEFGSCVGYSAPTQSAIRNDLQLSLPEYSMFGSILTIGAMIGAITSGRIADFIGRKGAMRLSAAFCITGWLAVYFSMGSLPLDIGRFFTGYGIGVFSYVVPVFIAEIAPKNLRGGLTTVNQLMIVSGSSVAFLTGTVVTWRTLALTGLIPCVVQLVGLCFIPESPRWLAKVGREKEFEISLQRLRGKDTDVSQEAAEIQSYIETLQSLPKAKLLDLFQSRYIRPLLIGIGIMVSQQFGGINGIGFYVSETFVMAGLSSANIGTIAYGCIQVPITVMGAMLMDKSGRRPLLLVSSTGIFLGCFLTGTSFLLQSKGLFVEWIPFLAVAGVLLYISSFSIGMGAVPWVIMSEIFPINVKGVAGSLVVLVNWLGAWLVSYTFNFLMSWSSSGTFYVYAGFSVLTILFVAKVVPETKGKTLEEIQACINAERVEENHKAGNL is encoded by the exons ATGACGATAATGTTGCAAAATAAAGACATTGAATATGGGGAAAATGATAAAGGGTTTGGGTCTTTGAATGAGCCCTTCATCCCTGCAGGGAAGGCTCTGCCTGAGGAAGAGCAAGGTGAAACTGGCAATAGTGGATCCATTGGAATGGTCGTTCTTTGCACTTTTGTCGCAGTTTGTGGCTCTTTCGAATTTGGGTCTTGT GTGGGCTATTCAGCACCCACTCAGTCTGCCATCAGGAATGATCTTCAGCTCTCTCTACCTGAG TACTCCATGTTTGGCTCCATACTAACAATTGGTGCAATGATTGGTGCCATTACCAGCGGTCGAATTGCCGACTTCATCGGTCGAAAAGGG GCTATGAGATTGTCAGCTGCTTTCTGTATCACAGGGTGGCTTGCAGTCTACTTCTCTATG GGATCTCTACCGCTCGACATTGGGAGGTTCTTCACAGGCTATGGCATTGGAGTTTTCTCTTATGTG GTCCCAGTATTCATTGCGGAAATAGCTCCAAAGAACCTTCGCGGAGGGCTCACTACAGTTAATCAG CTCATGATTGTATCTGGTTCTTCAGTTGCGTTCTTAACCGGAACCGTCGTGACATGGAGAACTCTGGCTCTGACTG GACTTATTCCATGCGTTGTCCAGCTCGTGGGTCTATGCTTCATTCCCGAGTCCCCCAGATGGTTG GCAAAGGTCGGCCGTGAAAAAGAATTCGAAATTTCATTGCAAAGGCTTCGCGGCAAAGACACTGATGTTTCGCAGGAGGCTGCTGAAATCCAG AGCTACATTGAAACCCTTCAAAGCCTTCCAAAGGCTAAGCTCctggatttgtttcaaagcaGATATATTCGTCCCCTACTA ATTGGCATTGGAATAATGGTATCTCAACAATTTGGAGGGATAAATGGAATCGGTTTCTACGTAAGCGAAACATTTGTAATGGCAG GACTTTCTTCAGCCAATATTGGAACAATAGCTTATGGCTGCATTCAG GTTCCAATCACTGTAATGGGTGCAATGCTAATGGATAAATCCGGCAGAAGACCACTTCTACTG GTGTCGTCCACCGGGATATTTCTGGGGTGCTTCCTAACTGGAACTTCTTTCCTTCTTCAG AGTAAGGGGTTGTTTGTTGAATGGATACCATTTTTAGCTGTTGCTGGGGTGCTG CTGTACATATCCTCCTTCTCTATAGGAATGGGCGCTGTCCCATGGGTGATCATGTCTGAG ATCTTCCCAATAAATGTGAAGGGGGTTGCTGGGAGCTTGGTGGTGCTGGTGAACTGGTTGGGTGCTTGGTTAGTCTCCTACACTTTCAATTTTCTCATGAGCTGGAGCTCCTCAG GTACTTTCTATGTATATGCGGGATTTTCTGTGCTTACAATTCTGTTCGTGGCAAAGGTAGTGCCAGAGACCAAAGGAAAAACCCTAGAGGAAATTCAGGCATGCATCAATGCTGAGAGAGTGGAGGAGAACCATAAAGCTGGGAATCTATGA